A window of Roseobacter fucihabitans genomic DNA:
TGCGGGGCCGACTGTCAAGCGAGCGCTACATATGTATACCGAAGAATACGTTGACTGCGACACATCCTGTGTTAAATCCGACAAAGTAGCCACAATCTGAAGCCGAAGGATTTCCTGATGCCACGTTACAATCGTACCTTTGAGTTAAGCATACATGACGTTGACCTCATCGAAGAAGCGCTTCGTGCGCGCGGACGGGAATTGTGCAAATTGCGTCGGGCTTTGTCTGATCAGAACCCCGCAGACCTCCAGTCCATCAGTGTTATTGAAGAAGACCAGCGTGAAAACGCGGAACTGCTGGGCCGCCTGCATAATCAGAAGACTTTCTATCGCCCTGATACCGTGCCTTATGTAAGCGGCTGACGTCAGCGGGGCAGGTGAGCGGTCCGATATTCGGACTGCACCGATCCTGAAGCCGACGTAAGATATGACCTTGCAAGAAGAGGTTCGGGTCGCAAGGATATTGCCGCCTGTTTCGTATTGTTGCGAAATCCTGGACAGGCGTGTTGATTTGGGTTCGTCGCAACGTTGATAATTCGTCGATTGTGTATTTGATAAACCCCTTGGAAGTTCGATGACACGGGCGATTTATTTGCATTGAATAGCGAAGGCTTATAGTGGCAAAGATCAAAAATGCGGCGAAGGGCCTTGCTTCTAAGGCATCCAGACGTCTTAGAGCCTAAGGTTTTCGAGTGCCTTGGAAGGTTCGGTTGGTTCTTGAGTAGTGCGACCGACAGAGAGATATGAAGTAAATCCAAGCCCATCAGGAAGAAAATAGTACGTCCAACTCGACGAGCGCGCGCAAATCTTGGAACCTTGAGCGGATTTAACGTGGCATGATCTGAGGCGTTACCGTTTGACGTATTCGTTACTTTTTCAGCTCCACACCCTTGATAGTTTAAGTGGGAAATTGAAATACGAAGACTGCGTCTCGCTGAAAATTGCATGAAACGTAAAAGCCCATTGGTTCAGCGGTGCCAAAGCAATAAAGGTGACCCGTTCAGTCATCAAACCGGATACGATATGTTCAAAAATTGATCTGCAAGTGTAATTGATGTCGCTTAAGCGACGAGCACGGTTGCGTAAATCAGGTGGTATAGTCCGCTTGCCTCTCCAATACGGCGAGACAAACTCCATGCGGACAGGGGCCGCGAGACATCATTCGGACTCAAAATAGCGAAAACTGTTCACGCCATGTTCGCAAGCACGACATGATTCCGAAAGCCCAGAGCGCAAACCCTATGTAGGGAACGGGCGTGCGAGTGCGCGTCGTTGTGCAAAAGCAAACCGCATGCCCCTGATGTTGTCGCGATTTCAAAGGCACGCGCGTGGGGTGCTCATCTGGGTTTTCCAGATTTGTTCCAGCACATGGAACGACGTGGCAATCGCTCAGGCCTCTTCCGTTTGATATGAAAATTTGATGGCATTCCCGGTTTCCAGCCACGTTTTCAGGCCCGCCAGCGTCCGGGTCCAACCGTCCGCGACGCCTTCCTGTCCGATCGGGATGTCGTAGTGTTCCAAGGTCAGAAGGCAGTTTTCACCCTGCGGTTCAATCAGATAAACGAACCTGGATTTGCCCAACGCGACGTCCGGCCCGGCCCAATGGGGTTCAAAGGTGCTCTCGATACGGGTCTTAGGCGTCAGCTTGGTTTCGGTACAGATCAGCATCAGTGCATCATCGGGTGTGCGAAACACAAGCGCATCGCCGTCGCGCTCACAGCTGCCAGCGACGAAATTGAATTCGGCATTGGCCTCCGGGTCCGTCAAAGCATGCCACAAAGCGTCCTGAGTGCAATGAATGTAGGTCTGCATCATGAAATCTGGTTTGGTCATCTTGGGGGGTCCTTCCAGTTGTGATTTGAGACTTAACACCGCTCGGGCCGCGGGCTGTTCAAGCAGTGGTTCGATCCAGCGGTCTATCACTTCCCGGAGGGGAAGTGCGTTCAGGTAGTGATATTTGAACCTACCCTTTTTGTGGGTCACGATCAGCTTGGCCCCTTCAAGCACGCCTAGATGTTTCATCACGCCAAACCGTGTCATATCCAGCTGTCCCTGAAGATCATGCAGGCTTTGCCCTGGTCTATCACGTAGGCTGTCCAGGAGCTTGCGGCGCGCCGGATCGGCGAGGGCCTTGAAAATCGAATCCATGTATTCCTTATAAGTTACTTTTGTGTCACGTGACAATATGGTAACTTAAATATTTGCGGAAATGGGATTGCCCGGCTTATCCGGTGCGCGCATGATCAGATCAAAAGGATTTCGCATGACCGCGCCAGATTTTTTCAAGGGATCAGAGAACCGCCAGCTTGCCTATCATCGGACGCCGGGCAAAGGCCCCTGGATTGTTTTTCTGGGGGGATTGAAGTCGGATATGGAGGGGACAAAGGCGCTGCACCTGGAAGCCTGGGCGCGCGCGCAGGGGCGGGCGTTCCTGCGGTTTGACTATTCAGGTCATGGTCAATCAACCGGTACTTTTGAGGAAGGGTGTATCGGGGATTGGGCAGAGGATAGTTTCAATATTATTCAAGAGCTTACCGATGGTATGATTGTGCCTGTAGGGTCCTCCATGGGCGGTTGGCAGGCGCTGTTATTGGCCCGGCGCATACCGGAACGGATCAAGGGGGTCGTGACCATTGCGGCAGCTCCGGATTTTACCGAAGACGGGTATTGGGCCGGGTTCACGCAGGCGCAAAAAACGCAGCTGAAAACGGATGGGCGGATAGAAATCCCGTCCGATTACATGGAGCCTTACGTGATCACCTGGCGGATGATCAAAGATGGGCGCAAGCAACTGGTTTTGCGCAGCCCGCTTGCGTTACCTTTTCCCGTCAGGTGTTTGCAAGGCACTGCGGATACGGCGGTGAGTACCCAAACGGCGTTGCGCCTTCTGGAACATGCGGTTTGCCCGGACATGCGGCTGACTCTCGTCAAGGATGCCGATCACCGATTTTCAGATGCGCCCTGCCTTGATCTGATTGAGGCAGCGGTAACAGATATAGTGTCGATCACCACATAGGAGCACGTCATGGATCAAAGGATCAGCCTGATCACGCTGGGTACGCGCGATGTCGCACGGTTGGCGGAGTTTTACGACGCGCTCGGGTGGGAACGAACGGCCTCGCCGGATGGTGTCGTGGCCTATGATCTTATCGGGCAAACGCTTGGACTTTACCCGCTGGATAAACTTGCCGAGGATATTGGGGTTCCTGTGGATCAACTGGGTCACGGGGCCAGCACGTTTGGGCTTAATCTCTCCCAAAAAGAGGCCGTAGCCCCGCTTCTGGAACGCGCGAAGGCAGCGGGTGCAAAGATATTGAAACCTGCGCAAGACGTCTTTTGGGGCGGGCATCATGGCTATTTTTCAGACCCCGAGGGCCATATCTGGGAAATCGCGCATAACCCGTTTTCGCCCTTGCGTGAGGATGGTGCGTTTCGGTGGCTGGGCTATGGGGAGGGCTGATGCGCAGCCCAAAAACCATGTGGAGTCTGGAAACACTCGGGCGCGTGCGCCTGTCAAAGCACTTCTACATGCGCGATTTTCTCTACTCGGAAATTGGCAATATACATGCGGTTCCAAATTTGCCGCCAAACCCGGATTTGGCGATTGCGAATGGGCGAAAACTCTGCACCGAATTGCTCGATCCTTTGGAAGAAACATTCGGTCGCACCGCGATCCGGTCGGGGTACAGATCCCCCAGCCTCAACCGCTATGGCAATGCCCATAAGTTAAATTGCGCCGCTAACGAAAACCCGGTCGAATGCCACATATGGGATCGCGGGGAGGGCGCGCAGGCGATTGCAGGGACATCGCTGGTGATCCCCTGGTTTGCGGATCAATACGCAGCGGGGCGGGATTGGCGCGATCTGGCCTGGTGGATCCATGATCATCTCCCCTATTCCGAAGCGTGGTTTTTTCCCAAACTGGCGGCTTTCAACCTGGTCTGGCGGCCCGCGTCACTGCGCACAATTTCAAGTTACATCGCACCAAGGGGGATGTTGTTGCGTGCGGGCGAGGCGCCGGGTGAAAGCCTGGCGCTGCGCCGTAAACGCTATGAGGATTTTCCGGCCTTTCGCGGGATCAACATGCCTGGCGCGTCATCATGAAGGGAATGACGCCCGCGACCCCGAGGCGCAATGAGGGCCGATGATGACCTGCGCCAAATCTGCCGTTGTCCGGGTGGCGGTGGTTTGGGGGCAGGAAATCGCGCCGCGTTCCAGTACGATAGACAAAAACGGGGGCTGTCAGGACTTGTGCATGAGGAGATTGCACGCGACACTCGCGCCTGAAACTTCAGCCAAAGGCGCGGGTATGGACAACAGATTTTCCGGGTTTTGCGATGGGTTCCGACATGGCTGACGCCCTGGTATTGTTGCCTGGGATGATGTGTGACGCGCGTCTGTTCGGTCCACAGATTGCGGAACTCTCTGCGGATACAACCGTGACCGTCGCCCCGATCACCCAAGGCGAAAGGGTCGAGGAGATCGCCTCCGCCCTGCTTGATCAACTCCCCAAACGCTTTGCGCTGGCGGGGCTGAGCATGGGCGGCATTGTCGCGATGGAAATCCTGCGCCGCGCCCCGGAGCGTGTTTCGCGGGTCGCCTTTCTTGACACGAACCCCCTGGCCGAAACACCGCAGGTTGCCGCCGCGCGCGAGCCCCAGATCGTCGCGGCCCGCACGGGCCGGATGCTCGATGTGATGCGCGATGAGATGAAGCCCAATTATCTGGCACCGGGCCCGGACCGGCAGGCGATACTCGAATTGGTCATGGATATGGCTGACACGCTGGGGCCTGAGGTGTTTATCCGCCAATCGCGTGCTTTGCAGCGTCGGCGCGATCAGCAGAGCACCCTGCGCAAATGTAAGGTCCCTGCTTTGGTGTTATGTGGTCGCCATGATGCGCTCTGCCCGGTCAAACGGCATGAATTCATGTCCGAACTCATTCCCTATGCGACATTGCGCGTGATGGAAAATTCCGGGCACCTTCCGACACTGGAACAACCGGGCGAAACGACCCAAGCCTTGCGGGATTGGATGGGCCTGCCGTTGGTCTTGCGATGAAACCCGGATCAGGCTGCGTTTTTATTCGCAGCCTTGCGTGGTTTTCCCGGTTTTTTGCCACTATTGGCGTCGATGAAATCCAAAACCAGCGGCCGGATATTGCGCCGCCAGCTTTTGCCCGCAAAGATCCCGTAATGACCCGCACCCTCTTCCACGTGGCTGGCTTTTTTGCTGTCAGGCAACCCCGTGCATAGATCAAGCGCCGCGATACATTGTCCGGGCGCAGAAATATCATCCTTCGTCCCTTCAACTGTTTTGACAGCCACGGTCGTGATTTTGCCGATATCGACTTTTTTACCCGCGACCGTGAATTCATTGCGCGCGATTTCACCGTCTTTGAAAATACGCTCCACCGTGCTCAGATAGAATTCGGCCGGCATATCCATGACCGCAAGATATTCATCATAGAACTTGTTGTGTTTGTCGTGATCTGCCGCCTCGCCACGGGCGACGCGCCCGATCTGATCGGTAAAAGCCTTGGTATGGGTTTCGGCATTCATTGAGATGAAGGAACTCAATTGCAACAACCCCGGGTACACAAGCCGCCCGACGCCGGGATACTTGAACCCGACCCGTTGGATCATTATTTCTTCAAGCTGGCCCATCGTCATGCGGTGGCCAAAATCCGTGACATCGGTTGGCGCGGCATTGGGATCGATCGGCCCGCCAATGAGCGTCAGGCTGCGCGGTTGGGCCTCGGGGTCTTCTTCGGCCAGATAGGCCGTCGCGGCGAGCGTCAGTGGTGCCGGTTGGCACACGGCGATCACATGCGTATCCGGACCCAGTTCGCGCAAGAAATCCACAAGATAGAGCGTATAGTCCTCAATATCGAACTTGCCTGCGCTGACGGGAATGTCACGCGCGTTATGCCAATCCGTGATATAGAGATCCGCATCCGGTAATAGGCTGATCACCGTGGAGCGCAGCAGCGTGGCGTAATGGCCCGACATCGGTGCCACGAGCAGCACCTTGCGTTCAGGCACATCGCGTCCGGGGACAACAAAATGCAACAAATCGCCAAAATTGCGTTCAACCACGACCTCTGTCGCGACGACATGATCCTGCCCATCGCTTGAGGTTACGGGCGGGATGTTCCAGTCAGGCTTGACCACCATGCGCTGGAACGTGCGTTCCGTGACCTCGCCCCAGGCCTGCATCCAGGCAAACGCGGGGTTTGGCACCAGAGAAAAAGCGGGGTATGCTCCCATGGCGAGCGCCGTCGCTCCGAGCCATTGGTTCGTGTTGCGGATGGTCTCCATAAGGTCGTAAGTGGCCATGTATCGCATAGGGGTCTCCTTAATGTTATACGTTCTGCTCAGAACATACCGCCGGTGAGCCCCCTGAAAGCCATCGACATTATGCTGCACCTGCAAACATACGAGGGAAAGATTAATATGACAACAGGAACTGACAGTGACCTTATCCCTTCGCAGGAAGTGGTCGAGAAAATGACCGAAAACCTTAAGAAAGTGGAGGAGCTGTCAGAAAGGCTGCACCGCGTATTGACCAATAGGCAAACGCATCACAAGGCGCTGGATGGGCCGAATCAAGAATTATTTGGCAAAGCAGCGCAGGCCTATTTGAGCGAAGCGGTCCATAATCCGGCAAAAATATTCGAACATCAGATGATGTTCTGGTCCGACACCATGAAGCAATTTGTGTCCGCCCAGCAGGAACTGGCAAAGGGCAAGCTCACAGCCCCCGCGGATCCCGGCCCCAAGGATCGCCGTTTCGCCAACCCGCTTTGGGACACGCACCCTTATTTTAATTACATCAAGAAACAATATCTGATCAACGCCGAGACGCTGAGCAAAGCGGTGGAGGACGTCAGCGAGCTGGATCCGGGCGAAAAGAACCGGCTGACCTATTTTGCGCGCCAGATCGTGGATATGATGTCGCCGACGAATTTCCTGGCGACAAACCCGGATGCTTTGGAAAAGGCGATCGAGACCGAAGGGCAGAGCCTGGTGCATGGGCTGGAAAACCTGATCCGCGACCTTGAAGCCAACAAGGGCGAGATGGTGGTGAAACTGGCGGATGAGACCGCCTTTGAACTGGGCCGCAACATCGCCACGACACCGGGCAAGGTGGTGTTTCGCAATCGCATGATGGAGTTGATCCAATATACCGCGACCACGGAGCAGGTGCATAAAACGCCCTTGGTGATCTTTCCGCCCTGGATCAACAAATTTTATATTCTTGACCTGAAAGCGCAAAACTCACTTGTGAAATGGTTGGCGGATCAGGGCTACACGGTCTTTATGGTGTCCTGGATCAACCCCGACCCAACTTATCGCGATATCGGGATGGAGGAATACATTGAGGAGGGGTATCTGACCGCGATCTCGCAGATCAAAGAGATCACCGGTGAAAAGCAGGTGAACGCTGTGGGGTATTGTATCGCCGGGACGACGCTGTCCCTGACCCTATCGCTGATGAAACAGCGCGGCGATAAGTCGGTCAAATCCGCCACGCTCTTTACCGCGCTGACCGATTTTTCTGATCAGGGTGAATTCGCGCCTTTCCTGACAAATGACTTCATTGATGGCATCGAGCAGGAAATCGAGGACAAGGGCGTTTTGCCCTCCGTCATCATGGCGCGCACATTTTCGTTTCTGCGCTCGAATGATTTGATTTATGGCCCCGCGATCAAAAGCTACATGATGGGCGAAACGCCCCCGGCGTTCGATCTTTTGTACTGGAACGGGGATGGTGCCAATCTGCCTGGTAAAATGGCGATGCAATATCTGCGGGGGTTGTGCCAGCGCAATGAGCTCGCGGAGGGTAGTTATGATCTGATGGGTCACAAATTGCGACTTGACGATGTGGATATTCCGCTCTGCGCCATCGCCTGTGAAACCGATCACATCGCCGCGTGGAAGGACAGCTACCGCGGTGTTCAGAAGATGGGATCCAGGAACAAGACCTTTATCGTCACGCAATCCGGTCATATCGCCGGGATTGTAAATCCGCCGACACGTAACAAATACGGGCATTATACAAACCCGGACCTGTCGCTTGCGCATGCCGATTGGCTGGAGGGTGCCGATTTCACCGAAGGCTCCTGGTGGCCGCGATGGGAAACCTGGTTGAAAAAGCAGTCCGGCAAGGTGATTCCTGCCCGTATTCCGGGAACTAAAAGCCATCCCGTTCTCTGTGATGCGCCGGGTACCTACGTTGAAAAGAAGGCAACCCTTTGATTTAATTTCTTTTCTGTATCGGAAAAATAAAATGCTGCAGTGCAGAAAAAGACTTGAAATGCTGCGGTGCAGCATGTATATCCTGTTGCAGACGCGACAAACCCGGGATCATCCGGAAAGCGACGAAAGGACTTCGAAATGACAAAGACACCTGACATGACCGCCGTATTCAAAGACGTTCTGGGCGCATTCCCAGTGGACACCGCTTCAATGGAAGACGCGTTCAAAACAACCGCTTCTTTGAACGAAAAACTCTCCGGCGTTGCTTTGACAGCCGCTGAGAAATCCACCGAGATTTCCAGCAAATGGACACAGGACACATTGGCCAAAATGGCCGCGATGTCCAAAGCAAAAGCCGATCCAGCCGATTACGCCAAAGCGATGACAGATTTCGCTTCTGCTTATTCCGAAACAGCCGCTGAGCACATGGCCGCTTTCGCAGAAGTTGCGAAAAAAGCGCAAATGGAAACAGTTGAGCTGATGATGGCTGCTGGCAAAGACATGGGCGAAGATGCATCCGCCGCCGTCAACAAGGCGACCAAAGACGCAACAGCCGCCGTCAAGAAAGCGACAGCTGCTAAGTAAACGAACTCCCAGTTAGCGCCGACTTCCTCCCTGAATGGCGCCAACGAGAAGGGCGGGCTGATAACAGCCCGCCCTTTCTTTTTGTAAAACCCTGTCTTAAGCTGCAGTGCAGCGTTGGATCAGGGAGAAATCGCGTGGCCAAAACAGACAATCAATTGCTTATCAAGCGATATGCGAGCCGGCGTCTCTACAATACCGAAACCAGCGATTACGTCACATTAGAGGACATCGCCAGCCTGATCCGGGCGGGCCGCGAGGTGCAGATTGTCGACCTGAAGTCGGGCGACGATCTGACGCGGCAGTATCTGCTGCAAATCATCGCAGAACACGAAAGCCGTGGCGAAAGTGTGCTGCCCGTGGATGTGCTCAACGATCTGGTGCGCAGCTATATGACACCGGGCGCAAGCGTGGTGCCGCAATTTCTGCAAGCCTCGTTTGAAATGCTGCGCGATGGGCAATCCCAGGTGATGGACAAAATGACAACCATGAACCCCATGGCCAAGATGCCGGGTTTCGAGTTGATGCAGGCGCAGCAAAAGGCATTTTTGAGTGCGATGACCGGGAGCACGACCGGGTGGAGCGCGCCGGGCCTGGACGATCAACCTGAAAAGGCAAGCGAAACCGGCGAAGACCTTGATGAGATCAAGCAACAACTTGCGGAGTTGCAACACAAGCTTTCCAAGTTGAAGTAAGGGTTTGGGGAGTGACAAGGATGCCAAAGGTGCCACCCACACCGCTATCTCCGGTGAAATCTGAGCTATGACATCCAGTTGCCGGCGTGACGGGCGTACCAGCGGCGTTCATCAAAGGTGTTACGCCCGTCACGCCGGCACTTTGGGCGCTTCCATAATGAATTGCCGCGCCAGGAAAAGACGCGCGGTACCGGGGCGGTGATTAAAAACCTGGAACTGCCCCTCCTGGCCGCTTTAGCGATTTCAACGCTCATGGGGTTCACTTGCAGATTTGCATGCTTAATGGTGCTATTTGAATAGATAAATTCATGTCAAACGGAGCAGGTTATGCAAACGATATGGGCAAAATCTGCGCTGCTGCCGTCGGGCTGGGCAACAGACGTGCGTATCGACGTTGATGCAAACGGGCGGATCAGCGCGGTGCAGGCTGATGCACCCGAACACGGAACGCAGGTTGCGATGCTGTTACCAGCCCCCGTGAACGTGCACAGCCACGCGTTTCAACGCGCAATGGCGGGCTTGACCGAACGACGCGGCCCTGATCCGAGCGACAGCTTCTGGTCGTGGCGCCAGTTGATGTTCCGCTTTCTGGATCGTCTGACGCCCGAGCATATCGAGGCCATCACTACCTTTGTGCAGATGGAAATGCTTGAGGCAGGCTATGGTGCTTCGGTTGAATTTCACTACCTGCATCATCAGCCCGGTGGCGCGCGTTATGACAACATCGCCGAGACATCACAGCGCATCTGTGCAGCTGCGGATCAATCCGGTATGGGGCTGTGTCTCTTGCCCGTCCACTATCAATTCGGTGGCTGTGACGGGCGCGGGTTGGCCGCTGGACAAATCCGGTTCGGCAATGGAATGGAAGAATTCCTAACACTCCACAGCAACGCAGCCGACACAATCAAGGGTATGCGCGCAGATACAATGATCGGCGTGGCCCCGCATTCCCTGCGCGCCGTGGGTCCGGACGATTTGAAAGCCTATGGCGCTGCGTTCCCGACCGGTCCGATCCATATGCATCTGGCCGAACAAAAGGCGGAAGTGGCGGAGGTGGAACAGCTTTGGGGCGCGCGTCCCGTGACATGGGCGCTGGATCATATGGGTCTGGATGAGCGTTGGTGTTTGATCCATTGCACCCAAATGACGTCACAGGAGACAATTGCACTGGCGCGCAGCGGTGCTGTTGCGGGGCTTTGCCCGATCACCGAAAGCAGCCTGGGTGACGGTATTTTTGATGCCCTGCGCTGGCTTGATCACGCAGGTGCCATTGCCATCGGGTCCGACAGCAATATCCGTATTTCGCTCAGCGAGGAATTGCGCAGTTTGGAGTATTCACAGCGCTTGCGCGATGGAACGCGGGCGGCCCTTGCCAGTGTCGAAAAATCGACAGGACGGTGCATGTATGACGCTATCTTGCAGGGCGGGGCCCAGGCGTCAAAACGTGATACTGGCCGTATTGAAACCGGCGCTTGGGCTGACATGCTGGCGCTTGATACGGCTTCGCAACATATGTGGGGCAGGGCGGGTGACACCGCCCTGGATACATGGATTTTTGCCGGTGATGACAGGCTGGTGCGCGATGTTTGGTCGGGCGGACGCCATCTGGTAAAGGACGGGCAACATGTGGCGCGTGACCGGATCGTTGCCGCTTACAAGCGTACCATTGACGCGCTGAAAGACGCGCTCTGAGCGCAGAGATATTTCGTAACTGCAAAGGGTGGCGAAGTGCTGCGCCGCATCCATGCCCGTGAATGGAAACCGGGCGATCTGATCCCGAATGAGGCCGATTTGGCGATTGAGTTTGGCTGCGCAAGATCAACGCTAAATCGCGCCTTTCGGTCTTTGGCACAGCGCAGTTTCCCGGACCGCAAGCGTAAGGCCGTGGCACGCCTCGCTTAACCAACGCATGGGATCACGGGTTAAGTCGAGTGCATGATTTTGCGCGCGTGATGCGGCGCATCCCGCTATGACAGATTTCCGAAGTGTTGTGGTCAGCCTGCGTAAGCGCAGCAGCAGCCCCGGCCCAAAATCGGGCCAGGAGCGTTAGTCGATCCGATCAACCGCCGTTCTTGACGATCAGATGGTCCGGCCCGTAGGCGAAACCAGTGATGTTGCGATTGCCCTGGTTATTTTCATCCGTGATCACCAGAATATCATGTTCGCGGTATCCCCCCGCACCTGGGAGGTGATCGGGGATGGTGATCATCGGTTCCATCGAGATGACCATCCCCGGCTCCAGCACAGTGTCGCAATCTTCGCGCAATTCCAGCCCCGCTTCGCGACCGTAATAATGGCATAGAACACCGAAAGAATGACCGTACCCGAAGCTGCGATATTGCAGCAGGTTTTCGGCTTCATACATTTCGTTCAGCTCTTTAGCGATGTCCGAACATTTTGCACCGGGAACCAGCAGTTCTTTGCCGCGATCATGAACGGCGCAATTCACATTCCACATGCGAATATGCGCCTCGCTTGCTTCTTCGGCGAACAATGTGCGTTCCAATGCAACATAATAGCCTGCAACCATCGGAAAGCAGTTCAGAGACAGTATATCGCCCCGCTCGATTTTGCGGCTTGTGACCGGATTATGCGCACCATCGGTATTCAGGCCCGACTGGAACCAGGTCCATGTGTCCAGCAGTTCGCCATCCGGCCAGACATTTGCAATCTCGCGCACCATCGTGGCGGTGGCGTGCAGCGCAACCT
This region includes:
- a CDS encoding aminopeptidase P family protein, with the translated sequence MERERFQDYTSNGEAAPQTFSAPEMQRRLDAIRGYMASESIDAALFSSYHCINYYSDFLFCYFGRRYGLLVDHNISTSISAGIDGGQPWRRTFGGKNITYTDWQKDNYFQAIRKLTGGVKRLGIEFDHINIDTLNLLKAEFPNMEFVDIAAASMRLRMIKSAEEIAHIEKMTRIADIGGAACVDAIGVGVPEHEVALHATATMVREIANVWPDGELLDTWTWFQSGLNTDGAHNPVTSRKIERGDILSLNCFPMVAGYYVALERTLFAEEASEAHIRMWNVNCAVHDRGKELLVPGAKCSDIAKELNEMYEAENLLQYRSFGYGHSFGVLCHYYGREAGLELREDCDTVLEPGMVISMEPMITIPDHLPGAGGYREHDILVITDENNQGNRNITGFAYGPDHLIVKNGG